The following coding sequences are from one Candidatus Zixiibacteriota bacterium window:
- the mrdA gene encoding penicillin-binding protein 2, translating to MTHPHLPLELRAKAALALVIAGALFLVAGLVRLQIFKYAQMAAQSEANRLRIVPIVPRRGVVYDRDGRRIIDNRPSYTLSVVPAEEVRGVTVPNLARLLGVDTLEIRKRIRRNTISVFQPAPVQRDVSFETIAVIEEQVEQFPGVGYQVEQVRQYPVGLGAEVFTGYVGEVSREELERYGNDNYPLGSMIGKKGIEKQYDQLLRGREGTRYMEVSATGQLLGEYRGRQRQEATPGTDLTLTIDLDLQRACGEALDTLRCGAIVAADPRTGEILAMASYPAFDANVFSGVIPESLWTAISSDTLHPLLNRPLAGLYPPGSTAKVVTVGAGLEEGLITPSSTFRSCIGGYQFGNRFFRCWEKGGHGSLVAAHAIEQSCDVYMYQAGLKLGVDRLSEYYIKCGFGRPTGINLPGELKGFIPTTEWYNRTYGKSGWTRAVVLNNSIGQGEVLATPLHLLQLYCGLAGNGIVQQLHIVRRFTTPAGDELEVSPKIKFALPFSESTLAILREGIELVVQGDRGTARSLRRKEYRIGGKTGTAQNPHGNDHAWFCGVAPLEAPEIVVVAIVENAGHGSTAAAPVVGKIIDAYMKKKRDPEAFFAEQQARADSLAAARALAGLSDTAAAPARAARGN from the coding sequence ATGACGCACCCGCATTTGCCACTGGAGCTTCGCGCGAAGGCCGCCCTCGCCCTTGTGATCGCGGGCGCCCTGTTTCTCGTCGCCGGGCTGGTCCGCCTTCAGATTTTCAAGTATGCCCAGATGGCCGCGCAGTCGGAGGCCAACCGCCTCCGCATCGTGCCGATCGTTCCCCGCCGCGGTGTCGTGTACGATCGCGACGGCCGCCGGATCATCGACAACCGGCCCTCCTACACCCTCTCCGTCGTCCCCGCCGAGGAAGTCCGCGGGGTGACGGTGCCGAATCTCGCCCGCCTCCTCGGTGTCGACACACTCGAGATCCGCAAGCGCATCCGCCGCAACACCATCAGCGTTTTCCAGCCCGCCCCGGTCCAGCGCGACGTCTCCTTCGAGACGATCGCCGTGATCGAAGAACAGGTCGAGCAGTTCCCGGGTGTCGGTTACCAGGTGGAACAGGTGCGGCAGTACCCGGTCGGTCTCGGGGCCGAGGTTTTCACCGGCTACGTGGGCGAGGTGTCGCGCGAGGAACTCGAGCGCTACGGCAATGACAACTACCCGCTCGGCAGCATGATCGGGAAAAAGGGGATCGAGAAGCAGTACGACCAGCTTTTGCGGGGGCGGGAAGGCACGCGCTACATGGAGGTCTCGGCCACCGGCCAGTTGCTCGGCGAGTACCGGGGGAGACAGCGCCAGGAGGCCACTCCCGGCACCGATCTCACCCTCACCATCGACCTCGATCTCCAGCGCGCCTGCGGCGAGGCCCTCGACACGCTCCGCTGCGGCGCCATCGTCGCCGCCGACCCGCGCACCGGAGAGATCCTCGCCATGGCCTCGTACCCGGCTTTTGACGCCAACGTCTTCTCCGGCGTCATCCCCGAGTCCCTCTGGACCGCCATCTCCTCCGACACCCTCCACCCGCTGCTCAACCGCCCCCTCGCCGGGCTCTATCCGCCCGGTTCGACCGCCAAGGTGGTCACGGTCGGCGCCGGCCTCGAGGAGGGCCTCATCACGCCCTCGTCGACGTTCAGGTCGTGCATCGGGGGCTACCAGTTCGGCAACCGGTTCTTCCGCTGTTGGGAGAAAGGGGGCCACGGCAGCCTTGTGGCCGCCCACGCCATCGAGCAGTCCTGCGATGTCTACATGTACCAGGCGGGACTCAAGCTCGGCGTCGACCGGCTGAGCGAGTACTACATTAAGTGCGGCTTCGGCCGCCCGACCGGCATCAATCTCCCCGGCGAGCTGAAAGGTTTCATCCCGACCACCGAGTGGTACAACCGGACCTACGGCAAGAGCGGCTGGACGCGCGCGGTTGTGCTCAACAACTCCATCGGCCAGGGCGAGGTCCTCGCCACGCCGCTCCACCTCCTCCAGCTCTACTGCGGCCTGGCCGGCAACGGCATCGTGCAGCAGCTCCACATCGTGCGCAGATTCACCACCCCGGCGGGGGATGAACTGGAGGTGAGTCCGAAGATCAAGTTCGCCCTCCCCTTCTCCGAATCTACGCTGGCGATTCTCCGCGAGGGCATCGAGCTGGTCGTGCAGGGAGACCGCGGCACGGCCCGCTCGCTGCGGCGCAAGGAATACCGCATTGGCGGCAAAACCGGCACGGCCCAGAACCCGCACGGCAACGACCACGCCTGGTTCTGCGGCGTCGCCCCGCTCGAGGCCCCCGAGATCGTCGTCGTCGCTATCGTCGAGAACGCCGGCCACGGTTCCACGGCGGCCGCCCCGGTGGTCGGCAAGATCATCGACGCCTACATGAAGAAGAAGCGCGATCCCGAGGCCTTCTTCGCCGAACAGCAGGCCCGCGCGGACAGCC
- the mreD gene encoding rod shape-determining protein MreD: MTVIPYLLYLLLVAFHEVILRDLTAIYGVTINLPVLLVLGVALYKPEAAALWFGFAAGLAASAARPELSGWYALLTAGLAAAAWHVRERLNLEALLSKLLLVFLGVLAYNLVAAAVGGLEGYWFHVYRLQIPGAVYTALVAWVFFLFKERRVTAQKLKAMF, from the coding sequence ATGACCGTCATCCCCTACCTCCTCTATCTGCTCCTGGTGGCTTTTCACGAGGTGATCCTGCGCGACCTCACGGCCATCTACGGCGTCACGATCAACCTGCCGGTTCTTTTGGTCCTCGGGGTGGCGCTGTACAAGCCGGAGGCGGCGGCCCTGTGGTTCGGCTTCGCCGCCGGGCTCGCGGCCTCGGCCGCCCGGCCCGAACTGTCCGGCTGGTACGCCCTCCTGACGGCGGGGCTGGCCGCCGCCGCCTGGCACGTGCGCGAGCGGCTCAATCTCGAGGCTCTCCTGTCGAAACTCTTACTGGTGTTCCTCGGCGTCCTGGCGTATAACTTGGTGGCCGCGGCCGTGGGGGGGCTGGAGGGGTACTGGTTCCACGTCTACCGGCTGCAGATTCCGGGCGCCGTGTACACCGCCCTCGTCGCCTGGGTGTTCTTTCTCTTCAAGGAGAGACGGGTGACGGCGCAGAAACTGAAAGCGATGTTTTGA
- the mreC gene encoding rod shape-determining protein MreC, whose product MTWISTQFAKHWRNIQYTLVAVLSAALILWPALLDQTVRPVVLNGLYYPFFKLRSAVELLRSQAAANQQLREALMAASLELAASREAVRENARLREQLGYTPPPGRTILPAEVVAVAGAEMPVSAVIDRGSADFVRVDQPVINQYGLIGRVRSTTPRFATVQLLTDPANRVAGRIERSREMGIVRYLPGRGMILDNFPIFGDIAVGDTVVSSGLGGIYPEGLVVGVVTDVHRGEHAAFADVAIDPAVNFQSIEELFLLRTEGRP is encoded by the coding sequence ATGACCTGGATTTCGACGCAGTTTGCCAAGCACTGGCGCAACATCCAGTATACTCTCGTGGCCGTTTTGTCGGCCGCGCTCATTCTTTGGCCCGCCCTCTTGGACCAGACGGTCCGGCCGGTGGTGCTCAACGGTCTGTACTACCCGTTTTTCAAACTTCGCAGCGCCGTGGAACTGCTTCGCTCGCAGGCGGCGGCCAACCAGCAACTGCGCGAGGCGCTCATGGCCGCGTCGCTCGAACTGGCCGCCAGCCGCGAGGCGGTCCGCGAGAACGCCCGCCTGCGCGAGCAGCTCGGCTACACCCCACCCCCCGGCCGCACCATTCTCCCCGCCGAGGTGGTCGCCGTGGCGGGCGCCGAGATGCCGGTGAGCGCGGTGATCGACCGCGGCTCGGCCGACTTCGTCCGCGTCGACCAGCCGGTCATCAACCAGTACGGCCTCATCGGCCGGGTGCGCTCGACCACCCCGCGCTTCGCCACCGTCCAGCTCCTCACCGACCCCGCCAACCGCGTCGCCGGGCGGATCGAACGCAGCCGCGAGATGGGCATCGTCCGCTACCTGCCGGGCCGAGGGATGATCCTCGACAACTTCCCCATCTTCGGCGACATCGCCGTCGGCGACACGGTCGTCTCCTCCGGTCTCGGCGGAATCTACCCCGAGGGTCTCGTGGTCGGGGTGGTGACCGACGTCCACCGAGGGGAACACGCCGCTTTTGCCGACGTCGCCATTGACCCGGCCGTGAATTTCCAGTCCATCGAGGAGCTCTTCCTCCTGCGCACGGAGGGGCGGCCATGA
- a CDS encoding PTS sugar transporter subunit IIA, translated as MKLSKFCDETLVKFNLKSATKDDLIEELVDLVATSNMVKDRDQLLTDVRERENLVTTGVGYGVAFPHAKTKSVKGIVIAFGRSKQGVDFDAMDHKPVHLFFLIAAPEDAIGAHLNVMARLSFLMKSEKNRQKLLEANSPGDVLALMDNVE; from the coding sequence ATGAAACTGTCTAAGTTCTGCGACGAAACCCTGGTCAAGTTCAACCTCAAGTCGGCCACCAAGGACGACCTCATCGAGGAACTGGTCGACCTCGTCGCCACCTCCAACATGGTCAAGGACCGCGACCAGCTGCTGACCGACGTCCGTGAACGCGAGAACCTCGTCACCACCGGGGTCGGCTACGGGGTCGCCTTCCCCCACGCCAAGACCAAGTCGGTCAAAGGCATCGTGATCGCGTTCGGGCGAAGCAAGCAGGGGGTGGACTTCGACGCCATGGACCACAAGCCGGTCCATTTGTTCTTCCTGATCGCCGCCCCCGAGGACGCCATCGGCGCTCACCTGAACGTGATGGCGCGGCTGTCCTTTTTGATGAAGTCCGAGAAGAACCGGCAGAAACTGCTCGAGGCGAATTCGCCGGGGGATGTACTGGCCTTAATGGATAACGTCGAATAG
- a CDS encoding Trm112 family protein — protein MPLSDKLLSKLACPKCRGPLSFDADQNRLLCSACRLSYPVREDIPVLLVDEAEKL, from the coding sequence ATGCCGTTGTCCGACAAACTGCTTTCCAAACTGGCCTGCCCCAAATGCCGGGGCCCGCTCTCTTTTGACGCCGACCAGAACCGGCTGCTCTGTTCCGCCTGCCGGCTCTCGTACCCGGTCCGCGAGGATATCCCGGTCCTGCTCGTCGATGAGGCGGAAAAACTGTAG
- a CDS encoding acetyl-CoA carboxylase carboxyltransferase subunit alpha, which yields MPEGPILDFERPIRELEKKISGMKDFSIGESIELSGEIALLERKLERLREEVYSNLNRWQMVQLSRHPKRPYTLDYIRLMTTGFIELHGDRRFADDPAMVGGLAWLDDQPVMIVGQQKGRDTKEKVRRNFGMAHPEGYRKALRLFRLAEKFDVPIVILIDTPGAFPGIGAEERGQAEAIAYNIREMFGLRVPIVIVIIGEGASGGALGIGVGDVVMMLQFSWYSVISPEGCAAILWRDAAKAPEAAEALRPTASDLMALKIVDKVIPEPSGGAHSDPEGAAAAVRAEIQGALADLKALPVDRLLERRLAKYRVIGEFDE from the coding sequence ATGCCGGAAGGCCCGATACTGGATTTCGAGAGACCGATCCGTGAGCTGGAGAAGAAGATCTCCGGCATGAAGGATTTCAGCATCGGCGAGAGCATCGAGCTGTCGGGGGAGATTGCCCTCCTCGAGCGCAAGCTCGAGCGCCTGCGGGAGGAGGTTTACTCCAACCTGAACCGCTGGCAGATGGTGCAGCTCTCGCGCCACCCCAAGCGCCCCTACACCCTCGACTACATCCGCCTCATGACCACCGGGTTCATCGAGCTGCACGGCGACCGGCGGTTTGCCGATGATCCGGCCATGGTCGGCGGGTTGGCCTGGCTCGATGACCAGCCCGTCATGATCGTCGGGCAGCAGAAGGGGCGCGACACCAAGGAAAAAGTGCGGCGGAATTTCGGCATGGCCCACCCCGAGGGGTACCGCAAGGCCCTGCGCCTCTTCCGCCTGGCCGAGAAGTTCGACGTCCCGATCGTCATTCTCATCGACACCCCCGGCGCCTTCCCCGGCATCGGCGCGGAAGAGCGCGGTCAGGCGGAGGCGATCGCCTACAACATCCGCGAGATGTTCGGGCTCCGGGTGCCGATCGTCATCGTCATCATCGGCGAAGGCGCCTCCGGGGGGGCGCTCGGAATCGGCGTGGGCGACGTGGTGATGATGCTTCAGTTCTCGTGGTACTCGGTGATTTCGCCGGAGGGATGCGCGGCCATCCTCTGGCGCGACGCGGCCAAAGCGCCCGAGGCGGCCGAGGCCCTCCGGCCCACCGCCTCCGACCTCATGGCGTTGAAGATCGTTGACAAGGTGATTCCCGAGCCGAGCGGTGGGGCGCACAGCGATCCCGAGGGCGCCGCCGCCGCTGTCCGGGCTGAAATCCAGGGCGCGCTCGCCGATCTCAAAGCTCTCCCGGTCGACCGGCTGCTCGAGCGCCGGCTCGCCAAGTACCGGGTGATTGGAGAATTTGACGAGTAA
- a CDS encoding glycosyltransferase family 2 protein: protein MSADKETVSVVIVTHNSMPPLEDCLRSLRAGANGTRLEIINVDNRSADDSPEVVKRYFPQAKIIRNPSNVGFGRACNLAAEHATGDYLLFLNPDLQVDRNSIENLLEVCRRAERVGTAVGRMRFPDGSFQATCRRLPQFNNMLFSRGSIFARLMRTNGQYTLPDFPEVTPVPAAAGTMMMIEKRLFRDVGGFDKRFFMFMEDVDLCLRLGLLGYRNYFVPAAGAVHLWGRGSRVGKFRRNLHHHINVWRYFAKHYPNILSYALLPFALALNLLLVTVLPVSQPANRRP from the coding sequence ATGTCGGCGGATAAAGAAACCGTATCGGTCGTCATCGTGACGCATAACTCCATGCCCCCGCTGGAGGACTGTCTGCGCAGCCTGCGCGCCGGCGCTAACGGCACCCGCCTGGAGATTATCAACGTCGATAACCGCTCCGCCGACGATTCGCCCGAGGTGGTGAAACGCTACTTCCCGCAGGCCAAGATTATCCGCAACCCCTCCAATGTCGGGTTCGGCCGCGCCTGCAACCTGGCTGCCGAGCACGCCACCGGCGACTACCTTCTGTTCCTCAACCCCGATCTCCAGGTCGACCGGAATTCGATTGAGAACCTCCTGGAGGTGTGTCGGCGCGCCGAGCGGGTGGGCACGGCCGTGGGGCGGATGCGGTTTCCCGACGGTTCGTTCCAGGCGACCTGCCGCCGCCTGCCGCAATTCAACAACATGCTCTTCTCGCGCGGGTCGATCTTCGCGCGGCTCATGCGCACCAACGGCCAGTACACGCTCCCGGATTTTCCCGAGGTGACCCCGGTGCCGGCGGCGGCCGGGACGATGATGATGATCGAGAAGCGGCTGTTTCGGGACGTCGGCGGGTTCGACAAGCGCTTCTTCATGTTCATGGAAGACGTGGATCTCTGTCTGCGGCTGGGGCTCCTGGGCTACCGGAACTACTTTGTGCCCGCCGCGGGGGCCGTGCACCTGTGGGGGAGAGGCAGCCGGGTCGGCAAGTTCCGCCGCAACCTCCACCACCATATCAACGTCTGGCGCTACTTCGCCAAGCACTACCCGAATATCCTGTCCTATGCCCTGTTGCCCTTCGCTCTGGCGCTCAACCTTCTCTTGGTGACGGTGCTGCCGGTGTCGCAGCCGGCCAACCGCCGCCCCTGA
- a CDS encoding polyprenol monophosphomannose synthase, with translation MPAPHSQRALIIFPTYNERENIEKIVHAVLPLDPRINVLVVDDNSPDGTGEIVDRLTRQEPKVHVLHREKKEGLGRAYLAGFQWALENGYDFIFEMDADFSHGPEYIKDFLREIQRHDLVIGSRYINGVNVINWPMSRLLLSYFANVYTRWITGLPLRDATGGFKCFRRKVLESLDFDAIRSNGYSFQIEVSMRVWKKGFRIKEIPIIFYDRTSGESKMSKRIVREAIWMVWWLRIKAMFGLLK, from the coding sequence ATGCCCGCGCCCCACTCCCAGCGTGCGCTGATCATCTTCCCGACTTACAACGAGCGGGAAAACATCGAAAAGATCGTCCACGCGGTCCTGCCGCTGGACCCACGCATCAATGTGCTCGTGGTCGATGACAACTCTCCCGACGGCACGGGGGAGATTGTCGACCGCCTGACCCGGCAGGAACCCAAAGTCCACGTCCTTCACCGCGAAAAAAAGGAAGGGCTGGGCCGCGCCTATCTCGCCGGTTTCCAATGGGCGCTCGAAAACGGTTACGACTTTATCTTCGAAATGGATGCCGACTTCTCGCACGGGCCGGAGTACATCAAGGATTTCCTCCGCGAGATTCAGCGTCACGATCTGGTGATCGGCTCGCGCTACATCAACGGTGTCAACGTCATCAACTGGCCCATGTCGCGCCTGCTTCTGTCCTATTTCGCCAACGTCTACACACGCTGGATCACCGGCCTGCCTTTGCGCGACGCCACCGGCGGGTTCAAGTGCTTCCGGCGGAAAGTGCTTGAATCGCTTGATTTTGATGCTATCCGCTCCAACGGCTACTCGTTCCAGATCGAAGTTTCCATGCGCGTCTGGAAAAAAGGCTTTAGAATCAAAGAAATCCCCATTATCTTTTATGATCGGACCTCCGGGGAATCCAAAATGTCCAAGCGGATTGTCCGGGAGGCTATCTGGATGGTGTGGTGGCTGCGCATCAAAGCGATGTTCGGCCTGCTGAAATGA
- a CDS encoding glycosyltransferase family 2 protein — MPKPSARFPFFVSTIVPACNEAGNIEQFCRLFADMLQSAPFDGELVYIDDGSTDDTLDKIKAAAAAYPFVRYVSHQHRRGVTDALRSGFSAARGDVFVFYPADLQFLPEDIPALVAPIADGADLVAGWKQGEYQKRFVSTVYNWLSRKIFNLKVHDLNACKAFRRGVVEQIFMRKDWHRYLVVLAANEGFRVEEVKVRLYPRAWGRSKYQSIWRVPVGVLDMLAVKFQLTFLRKPLMFFGFTGLGFFLLGFLVGLWAVYLKYWRGETQLPLLYLVLLLVGLGIALFAMGFITEGQAAIKEELASMRREVESRLRQLSRDRDHG, encoded by the coding sequence ATGCCGAAACCGTCAGCTCGCTTTCCGTTCTTCGTCTCCACGATTGTTCCGGCCTGTAACGAGGCGGGCAACATCGAGCAGTTCTGCCGGCTGTTTGCCGACATGCTTCAGTCGGCCCCTTTCGACGGTGAGTTGGTCTACATCGACGACGGTTCGACCGATGACACGCTGGACAAGATCAAGGCGGCCGCCGCGGCTTACCCTTTTGTCCGCTATGTTTCGCACCAGCACCGGCGCGGCGTGACCGACGCGCTCCGCTCCGGGTTCAGCGCCGCGCGGGGAGATGTGTTTGTTTTCTATCCGGCCGATTTGCAGTTTCTCCCCGAAGACATCCCGGCCCTGGTGGCGCCGATTGCCGACGGCGCCGACCTGGTGGCCGGCTGGAAACAGGGCGAGTACCAGAAGAGGTTTGTCTCGACAGTCTATAACTGGCTGTCCCGCAAGATCTTCAACCTCAAGGTCCACGATCTTAACGCCTGCAAAGCGTTCCGCCGCGGAGTGGTCGAACAGATCTTCATGCGCAAAGACTGGCACCGCTATCTCGTCGTGCTCGCCGCCAACGAGGGTTTCCGGGTCGAGGAAGTCAAGGTCCGTTTGTACCCGCGGGCCTGGGGCAGATCGAAGTACCAGTCGATCTGGCGCGTCCCGGTCGGCGTGCTGGACATGCTGGCGGTGAAGTTCCAGTTGACCTTTCTGCGCAAGCCGCTCATGTTTTTCGGCTTCACCGGCCTGGGGTTCTTCCTGCTCGGGTTCCTCGTCGGTCTGTGGGCCGTGTACCTGAAATACTGGCGCGGGGAAACGCAGCTCCCGCTTCTGTACCTCGTGCTGTTGCTGGTCGGTCTGGGGATCGCTCTCTTTGCCATGGGATTCATCACCGAGGGTCAGGCCGCCATTAAAGAGGAGCTTGCCTCCATGCGCCGCGAGGTCGAGAGCCGGCTGCGTCAGCTCAGCCGGGACCGCGACCACGGCTGA
- a CDS encoding DegT/DnrJ/EryC1/StrS family aminotransferase: MKVPYLDLQAQYQSIKDDIAAAVQRVLDSSTYVLGPSVREFEEAFARYCGTAHCAGVNSGTSALVLALRALEIGPGDEVVTAANTFVATVAAIAHTGAHPVLVDIDPRTRTIDPRLLPMALSRRTRAVIPVHLYGRPADMEAIMRLAEKYEVSVVEDAAQAHGARYRGRRIGSFGRLAAFSFYPGKNLGAYGEAGAVTTDDPELDRRLRMLRDHGSERKYYHDLVGYNARMEGIQGAVLGVKLRRLDQWNEARRRVAARYDELLRDLPVTTPPVDPEVEPVYHLYVIETERRDALQAFLAERGVPTLIHYPVPVHLQRGYDFLGRRKGDFPVAERQAEQILSLPIFPEMTEAQVDYVAAQIQAFFHGA; encoded by the coding sequence ATGAAAGTACCCTACCTCGACCTGCAGGCCCAGTACCAATCGATCAAAGACGATATCGCCGCCGCCGTCCAGCGCGTGCTGGACAGTTCCACTTATGTCCTCGGGCCCTCGGTGCGCGAGTTTGAGGAGGCGTTCGCCCGCTACTGCGGGACGGCGCACTGCGCGGGCGTCAACAGTGGCACGAGCGCCCTCGTGCTCGCCCTCCGCGCCCTCGAGATCGGTCCCGGGGACGAGGTGGTCACCGCCGCCAACACCTTTGTCGCGACCGTCGCCGCCATCGCCCACACCGGGGCCCATCCCGTGCTTGTCGACATCGACCCCCGCACCCGCACGATCGACCCGAGGCTGCTGCCGATGGCGCTCTCCCGACGGACCCGCGCCGTCATCCCGGTCCACCTCTACGGCCGCCCGGCCGACATGGAGGCGATCATGCGCCTGGCCGAAAAATACGAGGTGAGCGTGGTCGAGGACGCCGCCCAGGCCCACGGGGCGCGCTACCGGGGGCGGCGGATCGGATCTTTCGGGCGGCTCGCCGCCTTCTCTTTCTATCCCGGCAAAAACCTCGGCGCCTACGGGGAGGCGGGGGCGGTGACCACCGATGACCCCGAACTCGACCGCCGCCTGCGCATGCTCCGCGACCACGGAAGCGAGCGGAAGTACTACCACGACCTGGTCGGCTACAATGCGCGCATGGAGGGGATCCAGGGCGCGGTCCTCGGCGTCAAACTTCGCCGCCTCGACCAGTGGAATGAGGCCCGGCGCCGGGTCGCGGCCCGCTACGACGAGCTGCTCCGGGATCTCCCGGTGACCACCCCCCCGGTCGATCCCGAGGTCGAGCCGGTCTACCACCTTTACGTGATCGAAACCGAGCGCCGCGACGCCCTTCAGGCCTTCCTCGCCGAGCGGGGCGTCCCGACTCTCATTCACTACCCGGTGCCGGTGCACCTGCAGCGCGGCTATGACTTCCTCGGCCGGCGCAAGGGAGATTTCCCGGTCGCCGAGCGCCAGGCGGAGCAGATCCTGTCGCTCCCGATCTTTCCGGAGATGACGGAGGCGCAGGTGGATTACGTCGCCGCGCAGATACAAGCGTTCTTCCATGGAGCGTAA
- a CDS encoding universal stress protein, translated as MFERVLVPLDGSAVAEQVLPAVGCFAERLGAAVTLVHLIERRAPAEIHGERHLRTAEEAEQYLGAIARRIAAGRLAVRTHVHTVEVASVAQSIVEHAEEFASGVIALCTHGRGGLRHRLFGSIAQQVIRLGTTPVLLVPAGGGPDPAAFACRSILVPLDGDPDHEGVLPAVAALAARCAATVVLALVVPTFETLSGAMTAPSRLMPAATARLLDMSAQEAKNYLASPRRRLVGQGVRVSAHVFRGDPAAVVRRAAAAPGIDLVALATHGGTGSGALGTANLTARVCRSAGLPLLLVPVRTG; from the coding sequence GTGTTTGAACGCGTGCTGGTTCCTCTCGATGGTTCGGCGGTGGCCGAGCAGGTGCTCCCCGCCGTTGGGTGCTTCGCCGAACGCCTCGGCGCGGCGGTGACGCTCGTGCACCTGATTGAACGGCGGGCGCCGGCCGAAATCCACGGCGAGCGCCACCTTCGCACGGCGGAGGAGGCCGAGCAGTATCTCGGCGCGATCGCCCGCCGTATCGCCGCCGGGCGGCTGGCGGTCCGCACCCACGTGCACACGGTGGAGGTCGCCAGCGTGGCGCAGAGCATTGTCGAGCACGCCGAGGAGTTCGCGAGCGGCGTCATCGCCCTGTGCACCCACGGGCGCGGCGGTCTGCGGCACCGCCTGTTCGGCAGCATCGCCCAGCAGGTCATCCGCCTCGGAACCACCCCCGTGCTCCTGGTCCCGGCCGGGGGTGGACCGGACCCCGCCGCGTTCGCGTGCCGCTCGATCCTCGTGCCGCTCGACGGCGATCCCGACCACGAGGGGGTGTTGCCCGCGGTGGCGGCGCTCGCCGCGCGGTGCGCCGCGACCGTCGTCCTCGCCCTGGTCGTCCCCACTTTCGAAACGCTCTCGGGGGCCATGACCGCGCCGAGCCGCCTGATGCCGGCCGCCACCGCCCGGCTCCTCGACATGTCGGCGCAGGAGGCGAAGAACTACCTCGCATCCCCCCGCCGGCGGCTGGTCGGACAGGGCGTGCGGGTAAGCGCGCACGTGTTCCGCGGCGACCCGGCGGCGGTGGTCCGACGGGCGGCGGCGGCGCCCGGCATCGATCTGGTCGCGCTGGCGACCCACGGCGGCACGGGGAGCGGGGCGCTCGGAACGGCCAACCTGACCGCCCGCGTTTGCCGCTCCGCCGGTCTGCCCCTCCTCCTGGTCCCCGTGCGCACCGGGTAG
- a CDS encoding Nramp family divalent metal transporter: MTDAPSEPPDEIVPRKPPPVLSDDLTRRIAEQVLSGERVSRWQRLLPFLGPAFIASVAYVDPGNFATNIQGGAEFGYRLLWVIVFSNLMAMLLQTLSAKLGIATGYNLAEHCRREFPTWVAWGMWVLMEAVAMSTDLAEFLGAALGFYLLLGIPLIWGAVLTGIATFLILGLERRGFRRLEAVITAMVAVIVFAYVVESIMDRPDWGLVACHAVVPSLPGPEAVLLAAGILGATVMPHAIFLHSALTQGRIQVRGAAQLQRLFRFQIIDVTVAMGLASLVNMAILIMAAATFHRHGLSEIASIEEAHRTLEPLLGSAASGVFAVSLLASGLSSSTVGTSAGQVIMQGFLRRHIPVWVRRLVTMAPALIVIALGLDPTRTLVISQVVLSFGLPFAVVPLVLFTARRSIMGVLVNRKPTTVAAAIVASLIIGLNVFLLYQLLFRE, encoded by the coding sequence ATGACCGACGCGCCATCCGAACCGCCCGACGAGATTGTCCCGAGGAAGCCGCCGCCCGTGCTCTCGGACGACCTGACGCGGCGGATCGCCGAGCAGGTGCTGTCGGGGGAGCGCGTGTCCCGCTGGCAGCGGTTGCTGCCGTTCCTCGGGCCGGCCTTCATCGCCAGCGTCGCCTACGTCGATCCCGGTAATTTCGCCACCAATATCCAGGGCGGCGCCGAGTTCGGCTACCGCCTCCTCTGGGTGATCGTCTTCTCCAATCTCATGGCCATGCTGCTCCAGACGCTCTCCGCGAAACTGGGCATCGCCACCGGCTACAACCTCGCCGAGCACTGCCGCCGCGAGTTTCCGACCTGGGTCGCCTGGGGGATGTGGGTGCTCATGGAAGCGGTCGCCATGTCCACCGACCTGGCCGAATTCCTCGGCGCCGCCCTCGGGTTCTACCTCCTGCTCGGCATCCCGCTCATCTGGGGCGCGGTGCTTACCGGGATCGCGACCTTCCTCATTCTCGGTCTGGAGCGCCGGGGGTTCCGCCGCCTGGAGGCGGTCATCACGGCCATGGTCGCCGTCATCGTCTTCGCCTATGTTGTGGAATCGATCATGGACCGGCCGGACTGGGGGCTGGTGGCCTGCCATGCGGTCGTCCCGAGCCTTCCCGGCCCGGAGGCGGTGTTGCTGGCGGCCGGGATTCTCGGCGCGACCGTGATGCCGCATGCGATTTTTCTCCATTCGGCCCTGACCCAGGGCCGCATCCAGGTTCGCGGCGCCGCCCAGCTGCAGCGGCTCTTTCGTTTCCAAATCATCGACGTCACCGTCGCCATGGGGCTCGCCAGCCTCGTCAACATGGCCATCCTCATCATGGCCGCGGCCACTTTCCATCGCCACGGCCTGTCCGAGATCGCCTCCATCGAGGAGGCCCACCGGACTCTCGAACCGCTTCTCGGCAGCGCCGCCAGCGGCGTCTTCGCCGTGTCGCTGCTGGCCTCCGGGTTGTCCTCCTCAACTGTCGGTACGAGCGCCGGCCAGGTGATCATGCAGGGCTTCCTGAGGCGCCACATCCCGGTCTGGGTGCGCCGGCTGGTGACGATGGCGCCGGCGCTGATCGTCATCGCCCTCGGGCTCGACCCGACGCGGACGCTGGTCATCAGCCAGGTGGTCCTGAGTTTCGGCCTCCCGTTCGCCGTCGTGCCGCTCGTGCTGTTCACCGCTCGCCGCTCGATCATGGGCGTGCTGGTGAACCGGAAACCGACTACCGTCGCGGCCGCGATCGTGGCGTCGCTCATCATCGGCCTGAACGTGTTCCTCCTGTACCAACTGCTTTTCAGGGAGTGA